The Verrucomicrobiota bacterium region GAGAGCCGATGCTGGCGCCGGGGTGCAGGTCGATGCCGGTGCGCGCGTGCGCCCATTCCGTCATGATGCGGGGAATGAGGAGAACTTCATTGAGGTAGAGTTGGTGCGCCAGTCGTTGAACGGCGATGGCCTCGATGAAAGGATAGGCCACGATGATTTCTTCCTTGCTCAGTGCGGCGGGATCGCCGTTGAAGGCGGCTTCTGCGTCCGTTTGCAGGAGTTCGCGGACTTGGGGCAGAGTGGCGAGGAATTCCCGGGCCCATTTATGGCCCACGGCGCGCAGGTTCTTTTTTCGAAATCCTTCCGGGGGGCGGTACTCGATGCTCTTGCAGATTTCGTCTTCCAGTCGTCCCAGGACGGAGTCCATGAGATTGGCGGTTTCAACTTTCAGTTCGGAAGAGTGGATGGGTTTTTCGTCGAAGAATCCCGGGAAGAGAAGGCGCAGGAGATCCGTCGTGATGGCGGCGATCGCGGATTTGGAGGGCAAGTTCTTGCCGTCGAGGTGGTTGATGCCACCCGAGCGCGCGTATGAAGCGATCAAACCGTCGGTCAACTCGGTGATCGAGGCGTTCATGGCGTCCATAATCCGGCACTCACGACCCGAAAGCAAGCAGGCCGGAAATCGTTGGAGGAGGGCCAGTGCATCGCGTGCAGGTGGGTCACGTGTGTGGGCCAAAGCGGTAGAGGGCTACCGCAGTCCAAGACGCTTCGCGACGGCGAGGCGGTTGGAGAATCCGCCAGGACTTGATAGGGGTAGGGACGAGGGATAGAACCTCGCCCCTACCTCTGTCGACAAT contains the following coding sequences:
- a CDS encoding serine acetyltransferase; protein product: MNASITELTDGLIASYARSGGINHLDGKNLPSKSAIAAITTDLLRLLFPGFFDEKPIHSSELKVETANLMDSVLGRLEDEICKSIEYRPPEGFRKKNLRAVGHKWAREFLATLPQVRELLQTDAEAAFNGDPAALSKEEIIVAYPFIEAIAVQRLAHQLYLNEVLLIPRIMTEWAHARTGIDLHPGASIGSHFFIDHGTGTVVGETAQIGHHVKMYQGVGLVARSLAGGQQLRGQKRHPTIEDHVTLYAGATVVGGETVIGARSTIGANVFLMHSVPAHSLVVQEEVKMKVVNKGERQKSSFEFQI